In a genomic window of Cytobacillus sp. FSL H8-0458:
- the mreBH gene encoding rod-share determining protein MreBH — translation MLNTSEIGIDLGTANILVYSKTKGIILNEPSVVAIDTETKKVLAVGKEAKEMIGKTPGRIVAIRPLKDGVIADYDTTTEMLRQVMRKASKKVGFAIRKPNVVVCTPSGSTSVERRAIHDAVRNAGAKKVHLIEEPVAAAIGSGMPVDEPVANVVVDIGGGSTEVAIISFGGVVACNSIRIGGDRLDDDIIQYVRKEYNVLIGERTAEQIKMEIAYALIDHEELTMEVRGRDLVTGLPKTITLSSYEIRDAIKESLLHILEAIRATLEDSPAELSGDIVDRGVILSGGGALLNGMQEWLSQEIVVPVHLAPSPLESVAVGTGKALQFIDKLHTAVR, via the coding sequence ATGTTAAATACATCTGAAATTGGAATAGACTTAGGAACTGCTAATATTCTTGTATACAGCAAAACAAAAGGCATTATTCTCAATGAACCTTCAGTAGTAGCAATTGATACAGAAACGAAAAAAGTGTTAGCTGTTGGTAAAGAAGCAAAGGAAATGATCGGGAAAACACCAGGCCGCATCGTTGCCATCCGTCCTCTAAAAGACGGGGTAATTGCAGACTATGACACAACAACCGAAATGCTTCGCCAGGTTATGCGAAAGGCTTCTAAAAAAGTCGGATTCGCCATCAGAAAGCCGAATGTCGTTGTATGTACCCCTTCTGGTTCAACAAGTGTTGAAAGAAGAGCCATCCATGATGCTGTCCGCAATGCGGGAGCGAAGAAGGTACATCTGATCGAAGAACCTGTTGCAGCAGCAATTGGTTCAGGTATGCCTGTCGATGAGCCTGTTGCTAACGTAGTCGTTGACATTGGCGGCGGTTCAACAGAAGTGGCTATCATCTCTTTCGGAGGTGTTGTAGCCTGCAATTCGATCCGCATTGGCGGGGACAGACTTGACGATGATATCATTCAATATGTGCGTAAAGAATACAACGTCCTGATTGGAGAAAGAACAGCCGAGCAAATTAAAATGGAAATTGCCTACGCGCTGATTGACCATGAAGAACTGACAATGGAAGTGCGCGGCCGCGACCTTGTTACCGGCCTGCCTAAAACTATTACATTGTCTTCCTATGAAATCCGCGATGCAATCAAAGAATCATTGCTTCATATTCTTGAAGCAATCCGTGCAACCTTAGAGGACAGCCCGGCTGAACTTAGCGGAGACATTGTAGACCGCGGTGTGATCCTTTCCGGCGGTGGTGCCCTTTTAAACGGCATGCAGGAATGGCTTTCTCAGGAGATTGTTGTGCCAGTTCACCTTGCCCCTAGCCCGCTTGAATCTGTGGCAGTCGGAACAGGAAAAGCGCTGCAATTTATTGATAAGCTGCATACAGCGGTAAGATAA